The DNA segment TGATCATCACGCTATCGGCAGCGCAGAGTGCGTTGATCGTTAAAATTCCCAAAGAAGGCGGACAATCGATTAAGATATAATCGTATTCTGTGCGAAGTTCCGAGACCGCGTTTTTCAGTCTGTATTCTCTTGCGTCTTCCGCAAGAAGATCCGCTTCCGCGCCGCTCAAATTAATGTTGGAAGGAATGATATGAAGATTCTCCACATTCGTTCTTTGAATGCATTCGTTTGCAGAAGATTCTCCCAAAAGCAACTCATAAGATGTTTTTCCTAACGTGTTGATTTCAATCCCGAGACCGGATCCCGAATTTCCTTGAGGATCCATATCGATGATCAAAACTTTTTTTCCGATCGAAGCAAGATTGGCCGCAAGATTGATAGAGGTTGTCGTTTTTCCGACCCCGCCCTTTTGATTACTGATGGATACGATCTTTCCCATTTGCGCCCTTACTCTCCTTGCTGATATCCTTCCAAGCTCTTGGATAACCATGCCTCGGGCTAGAAACCTTTTTCAAGAATTTAATATGTCGCATGCCTAAAAAGTCAAGAGCGGGCAAATCTAGAGAAGATTCAAATTTAAATCCGCAATTAGAAAGAGTTCGCTCTTCCAATTTTCTATCTGCATCCTGTTTGGCTAAAAATGGGACATAAGTTCCGCCAACTTTGAGGAGATTACAAATCGCTTCGATGCTATAAGGATAGGGAATGAACCCTCGGGATACGACATAATTTAGATTTAGTTTGGATTCTTCCGCCCGAATGTATGCAAACTTTACATCGGAAATTTGATGAGTCTGAACAAAGTTTTCCGTATGGGCCAATTTTCTTTTTTGGGAATCGATTAAGACAACGACAGGATGATCTTTCAGACATCGAAAAAAGAATCCCGGAATTCCAGGTCCCGTTCCGGCATCACCGAGACGAATTCCATTCCAAGATCCGACCTTTTGCGAAATACGATACACGTGATAAATCGATTCCAAAATATGCCGATCCAAAATTTCTTCTCCGTCCCGTTTTGAAAAAAATCCGCCCGCTTCATTCTTCTCTTTTAAAAATACGCTGAAGTTATAAATCAATTCCCATTCAAACAAGGGGATCA comes from the Leptospira sp. WS92.C1 genome and includes:
- a CDS encoding ParA family protein, which encodes MGKIVSISNQKGGVGKTTTSINLAANLASIGKKVLIIDMDPQGNSGSGLGIEINTLGKTSYELLLGESSANECIQRTNVENLHIIPSNINLSGAEADLLAEDAREYRLKNAVSELRTEYDYILIDCPPSLGILTINALCAADSVMITLQTEYFALEGLTQLMKIISLVQNQLNPSLELEGVLLTMYDKRTNLANQVAEDVKSYFKDKVYTTIIPRNVKLSEAPSFGQTIMSYDPDGVGAQSYRNLALEVAGKN
- a CDS encoding RsmG family class I SAM-dependent methyltransferase yields the protein MQDPEQLTIDTILERLKERFPKEAVLMIPLFEWELIYNFSVFLKEKNEAGGFFSKRDGEEILDRHILESIYHVYRISQKVGSWNGIRLGDAGTGPGIPGFFFRCLKDHPVVVLIDSQKRKLAHTENFVQTHQISDVKFAYIRAEESKLNLNYVVSRGFIPYPYSIEAICNLLKVGGTYVPFLAKQDADRKLEERTLSNCGFKFESSLDLPALDFLGMRHIKFLKKVSSPRHGYPRAWKDISKESKGANGKDRIHQ